One window of the Gammaproteobacteria bacterium genome contains the following:
- a CDS encoding DUF2489 domain-containing protein yields MDDTVREIIVIAKAVIAGETGLAEGSMKLGYLGFQHSNLDHDPDFLPFAAINSDIGHLPFGSVRENWTSEALVKADLELRQIEEHYRPTVIEGCKNLIRKFDKSGV; encoded by the coding sequence GTGGACGATACCGTCAGGGAAATCATCGTTATCGCCAAAGCGGTCATCGCCGGGGAAACCGGGCTGGCCGAGGGTTCGATGAAGCTTGGGTATCTGGGCTTCCAGCACAGTAACCTAGACCATGACCCCGATTTTCTTCCCTTCGCTGCGATCAATTCGGATATTGGCCATTTGCCCTTCGGCTCTGTCCGTGAGAATTGGACATCCGAAGCGCTCGTTAAAGCCGATTTGGAACTGCGCCAGATCGAGGAACACTACAGGCCGACGGTAATCGAAGGCTGTAAGAATCTGATACGTAAATTCGACAAATCTGGAGTTTGA